One segment of Pleuronectes platessa chromosome 21, fPlePla1.1, whole genome shotgun sequence DNA contains the following:
- the LOC128427143 gene encoding uncharacterized protein LOC128427143: protein MQRTFSLRRQEVLQEPKIPEFFNKWPALFDVIEINLEFMRLTTVPLTLTFLRELDRLTGDLIRVFNTKGGAAGEKIGAMMAKMENNQDINVRRDCVLRCLSIYLCEDLDTLVKEYVEVNPNGPEGPEVKRRVLAPKRLPSASNNSAPNTKDACCGLSAYELQRLKNIGEREAFFSSLMLLQAAEDLRQTIKPKPDVKRSNASLDKVQSLLSSRKSLRLKEAQNLSLRVGRTYEHDIECSEAEADVAGTTMAIYTVQAEGDDHDGPGGLFADVGMVLEGVQVLNNLQSINHACIMLYGLVYALNLSYPKNLKYTFEAYQKILMDLESSKPSAKVRALKLKLLR from the exons ATGCAGCGTACATTCTCCCTCAGGAGACAGGAGGTTCTCCAGGAGCCAAAGATTCCAGAGTTTTTCAATAAATGGCCAGCACTCTTTGACGTCATTGAG ATCAACTTGGAGTTTATGCGGCTGACAACTGTACCACTGACCTTAACATTTTTGAGGGAACTGGACCGCCTGACCGGCGACCTGATCAGGGTTTTCAACACTAAAGGGGGAGCTGCAGGGGAAAAAATCGGAGCCATGATGGCAAAGATGGagaat AATCAAGACATCAACGTGAGGCGTGATTGCGTTTTGAGATGTCTCAGCATCTACCTCTGTGAAGACCTGGACACATTGGTCAAAGAATACGTG GAAGTAAATCCAAATGGTCCGGAGGGGCCTGAGGTGAAGAGACGGGTCCTGGCACCTAAGCGTCTCCCATCTGCCAGCAACAATTCTGCCCCAAACACGAAG GATGCATGTTGTGGACTCTCAGCTTATGAGCTCCAACGCCTGAAGAACATCGGGGAGAGGGAAGCCTTCTTTTCGTCCTTGATGTTATTGCAA GCAGCTGAGGATCTGAGGCAGACTATAAAGCCAAAGCCGGATGTGAAGAG GTCAAATGCTTCGTTGGATAAAGTGCAGTCTCTTCTGTCTTCCCGGAAATCCTTGCGTCTTAAGGAAGCACAAAACCTTAGCCTCAGAGTAGGACGAACCTATGAACAT GACATCGAATGCAGTGAGGCCGAGGCAGATGTCGCAGGGACAACCATGGCAATCTACACCGTTCAAGCTGAGGGTGATGATCATGATGGTCCTGGTGGACTCTTTGCAGATGTCGGTATGGTCCTGGAAGGGGTCCAAGTTCTCAACAACCTCCAAAGTATCAACCATGCATGCATAATGCTTTATGGGTTGGTCTATGCTCTTAATTTGAGCTATCCAAAAAACTTGAAGTATACATTCGAAGCTTACCAGAAGATCCTGATGGACCTGGAATCGTCCAAGCCTTCAGCCAAAGTACGAGCACTGAAACTCAAATTGCTCAGGTGA
- the sbk1 gene encoding serine/threonine-protein kinase SBK1: MQDHGGERQVASSLPHSVKASLSLSPTGPGRAGSGGGGSPTAKMDYCGGVPVEDMQALAITSLSASDVAKQYEHIRELGKGTYGKVDLVAHQTQGTKMALKFVTKNKTKLKSFLREYSLTGSLSCSPFIIKVLDVLFETEDSYVFGQEYAPAGDLFDIIPPQVGLPEEMVKRCMQQLGLALDFMHSKNLVHRDVKPENVLLFDRECRRIKLADFGMTRRVGCRVKRVSGTIPYTAPEVCRASRSEGFLVTTSLDVWAFGVLVFCMLTGNFPWEAALPSDAFYEEFRRWQKAGCPVGTYPSQWRRFTDDALRMFQRLLASEPEKRCGVKDVFCFVKYELVSELRRRASCRAKRSERSSTGACTGSCTSSSTSSSSRSSHRHPEPSTPPGTSCLRPAPLKRSVLSDPLSPREEPGQHQSPGRDKNKSQMVMATAIEICV; this comes from the exons ATGCAGGAccatggaggagagagacaggtcgcCAGCAG TCTGCCCCACAGCGTCAAGGCGAGCCTGTCGCTTTCTCCCACGGGGCCGGGACGGGCAGGCAGTGGTGGTGGGGGCTCCCCCACGGCCAAGATGGACTACTGCGGAGGGGTGCCAGTGGAGGACATGCAGGCCCTGGCCATCACGTCTCTGTCGGCATCCGACGTGGCCAAACAGTACGAGCACATCCGGGAGCTGGGGAAGGGCACGTACGGCAAGGTGGACCTGGTGGCGCACCAAACCCAGG GCACCAAAATGGCGCTAAAGTTTGTTACCAAGAACAAGACGAAGCTGAAGAGTTTCCTGCGGGAGTACAGTCTAACAGGCTCACTTAGCTGCAGCCCTTTCATCATCAAAGTCCTGGACGTGCTGTTCGAGACAGAGGACAGCTACGTGTTTGGACAAGAATATGCCCCCGCTGGGGACCTCTTCGATATCATCCCCCCACAG gTGGGTCTGCCAGAGGAAATGGTCAAACGCTGCATGCAACAACTGGGCTTGGCTCTGGACTTTATGCACAGCAAAAACCTGGTGCATCGGGACGTCAAGCCTGAGAATGTGCTTTTGTTTGACCGAGAGTGCCGCCGCATCAAGCTGGCAGACTTTGGCATGACACGGCGGGTGGGCTGCCGTGTGAAACGGGTGAGCGGCACCATCCCCTACACCGCACCGGAAGTGTGCCGTGCAAGTCGTTCTGAGGGATTCCTCGTGACCACCAGTCTGGATGTGTGGGCGTTCGGCGTGCTGGTGTTTTGTATGCTGACGGGCAATTTCCCCTGGGAAGCAGCGCTGCCGTCCGACGCCTTTTATGAGGAGTTTCGGCGCTGGCAGAAAGCAGGGTGTCCCGTGGGAACATACCCGTCTCAGTGGCGCCGCTTCACTGATGATGCCTTGCGCATGTTTCAGAGGCTGCTCGCCTCCGAGCCAGAAAAACGCTGCGGAGTCAAGGACGTCTTCTGCTTTGTCAAGTATGAGCTGGTAAGCGAGCTCAGGCGCAGAGCTTCTTGCCGGGCCAAGAGAAGCGAGAGGTCAAGCACGGGAGCGTGCACTGGCAGTTGCacttcctcctctacctcctcttcATCGCGTTCCTCCCACCGACACCCTGAGCCCTCCACCCCACCCGGAACATCCTGCCTGCGCCCAGCTCCGCTCAAACGCAGCGTTCTGTCCGACCCGCTGTCTCCCAGAGAGGAGCCCGGACAGCACCAGTCACCAGGCCGAGACAAGAACAAAAGCCAGATGGTGATGGCGACTGCCATCGAAATCTGCGTGTGA